A window of Ictidomys tridecemlineatus isolate mIctTri1 chromosome 1, mIctTri1.hap1, whole genome shotgun sequence contains these coding sequences:
- the Cmbl gene encoding carboxymethylenebutenolidase homolog isoform X2 encodes MANEARPCPCDIGHRLEYGGMGQEVQVEHIKAYVTRSPVDAGKAVIVIQDIFGWQLPNTRYMADLIAGNGYTTIVPDFFVGQEPWSPTGDWATFPEWLKTRNARKINRITSSLLCHVMKITECTQQAVSPSFKCAQIYLVFKRMREFDAVLRYLKQQCQARRVGVVGFCWGGIAVHHVMMTYPELRAGVSVYGIVKDSEDVYSLKNPTLFIFAENDAVIPLEQVSLLTQKLKEHCKVEYQIKTFSGQTHGFVHRKKEDCLPADKPYIDEARRNLIEWLNKYI; translated from the exons ATGGCTAACGAAGCTCGTCCGTGCCCCTGTGACATTGGGCACAGACTGGAGTATGGAGGCATGGGGCAGGAAGTCCAAGTCGAACACATCAAGGCTTATGTCACCAGATCCCCAGTCGATGCCGGCAAAGCCGTGATTGTCATTCAAGACATATTCGGGTGGCAGCTGCCCAACACCAGGTACATGGCTGACCTGATTGCAGGAAACGGATACAC AACCATCGTCCCCGACTTCTTTGTGGGGCAAGAGCCGTGGAGCCCCACTGGTGACTGGGCCACCTTCCCCGAGTGGCTGAAAACAAGAAATGCCAGGAAGATCAATAG AATCACTTCATCACTGCTCTGTCACGTTATGAAGATAACTGAATGCACACAGCAGGCTGTCTCGCCTTCGTTTAAATGTGCTCAAATATACCTTGTGTTTAAAAGAATGAG GGAGTTCGACGCTGTGCTGCGGTACCTGAAGCAGCAGTGCCAGGCCCGGAGGGTGGGCGTCGTGGGCTTCTGCTGGGGCGGCATCGCCGTGCACCACGTGATGATGACGTACCCAGAACTCAGGGCGGGGGTGTCCGTCTACG GCATCGTCAAGGATTCtgaagatgtttacagtttgaaGAACCCCACGTTGTTCATTTTTGCTGAAAATGATGCTGTGATTCCCCTGGAGCAA GTCTCTTTGCTGACGCAGAAGTTGAAAGAACACTGCAAGGTTGAAtatcaaattaaaacattttctgggCAAACCCATGGTTTTGTGCATCGCAAGAAAGAAGATTGTCTACCTGCTGACAAGCCTTACATTGATGAGGCGAGAAGGAATTTAATCGAGTGGCTGAACAAGTACATTTAG
- the Cmbl gene encoding carboxymethylenebutenolidase homolog isoform X1 has product MANEARPCPCDIGHRLEYGGMGQEVQVEHIKAYVTRSPVDAGKAVIVIQDIFGWQLPNTRYMADLIAGNGYTTIVPDFFVGQEPWSPTGDWATFPEWLKTRNARKINREFDAVLRYLKQQCQARRVGVVGFCWGGIAVHHVMMTYPELRAGVSVYGIVKDSEDVYSLKNPTLFIFAENDAVIPLEQVSLLTQKLKEHCKVEYQIKTFSGQTHGFVHRKKEDCLPADKPYIDEARRNLIEWLNKYI; this is encoded by the exons ATGGCTAACGAAGCTCGTCCGTGCCCCTGTGACATTGGGCACAGACTGGAGTATGGAGGCATGGGGCAGGAAGTCCAAGTCGAACACATCAAGGCTTATGTCACCAGATCCCCAGTCGATGCCGGCAAAGCCGTGATTGTCATTCAAGACATATTCGGGTGGCAGCTGCCCAACACCAGGTACATGGCTGACCTGATTGCAGGAAACGGATACAC AACCATCGTCCCCGACTTCTTTGTGGGGCAAGAGCCGTGGAGCCCCACTGGTGACTGGGCCACCTTCCCCGAGTGGCTGAAAACAAGAAATGCCAGGAAGATCAATAG GGAGTTCGACGCTGTGCTGCGGTACCTGAAGCAGCAGTGCCAGGCCCGGAGGGTGGGCGTCGTGGGCTTCTGCTGGGGCGGCATCGCCGTGCACCACGTGATGATGACGTACCCAGAACTCAGGGCGGGGGTGTCCGTCTACG GCATCGTCAAGGATTCtgaagatgtttacagtttgaaGAACCCCACGTTGTTCATTTTTGCTGAAAATGATGCTGTGATTCCCCTGGAGCAA GTCTCTTTGCTGACGCAGAAGTTGAAAGAACACTGCAAGGTTGAAtatcaaattaaaacattttctgggCAAACCCATGGTTTTGTGCATCGCAAGAAAGAAGATTGTCTACCTGCTGACAAGCCTTACATTGATGAGGCGAGAAGGAATTTAATCGAGTGGCTGAACAAGTACATTTAG